In a genomic window of Nocardia fluminea:
- a CDS encoding HAD family hydrolase produces the protein MDVFEAQAVLFDLDGVLTDTAAVHRRAWSALFTEFLPTVAPEAAPYTDADYFALVDGRARAAGVRSVLASRGVSMPDGELDDPPGARTVHGLGNRKNVRFTEIIAGDGVEVFDGSLRLVEALAAADVVMAVVSSSRNAVLVLDTVGLLDRFAVVIDGVLAHDQRLASKPAPDMFLTAAQCLGVDPARTVVIEDAVSGVEAGRRGGFEVIGVDRGSGTAALWAAGADVVVSDLSELVEDRLGRRGSDVSGEI, from the coding sequence ATGGATGTGTTCGAGGCGCAGGCAGTGCTGTTCGACCTCGACGGCGTCCTCACCGACACCGCGGCGGTGCATCGGCGGGCGTGGTCGGCGCTGTTCACCGAGTTCCTGCCCACGGTCGCTCCCGAAGCCGCCCCCTACACCGATGCCGACTACTTCGCACTGGTCGACGGCAGGGCACGGGCAGCGGGCGTGCGGTCGGTGCTGGCCTCGCGCGGGGTGAGCATGCCCGACGGCGAGCTGGACGACCCGCCCGGCGCGCGGACGGTGCACGGGCTGGGCAACCGCAAGAACGTGCGCTTCACCGAGATCATCGCCGGTGACGGTGTCGAGGTGTTCGACGGGTCGTTGCGTCTGGTCGAGGCGCTCGCGGCCGCCGATGTCGTCATGGCGGTGGTGTCGAGCTCGCGCAACGCGGTCCTCGTGCTCGACACTGTGGGCCTGCTGGACAGGTTCGCGGTGGTGATCGACGGTGTGCTGGCCCACGACCAGCGCCTGGCGAGCAAACCGGCGCCCGACATGTTCCTCACTGCCGCACAGTGTTTGGGCGTGGATCCGGCGCGCACAGTGGTGATCGAGGATGCGGTGTCGGGGGTCGAAGCGGGGCGCCGGGGTGGGTTCGAGGTGATCGGGGTCGACCGAGGAAGCGGTACCGCGGCGTTGTGGGCGGCCGGTGCCGACGTCGTCGTCAGCGATTTATCGGAGCTGGTCGAAGATCGGTTGGGACGACGCGGGTCTGACGTGTCGGGGGAGATCTGA
- a CDS encoding metallophosphoesterase: MHDQFSSGIGRREVLAGAAGVVAGLSLVGLTPAAAVPAEVPKFAPQPGRNVRVLVTGDAGTGTRTQWAVADAAREFHARRPFSLAVGLGDNIYDSGPDGPDDEQFATKFENPNAGLDFPWAMVLGNHDTSSVFPGDGGWLARGNFEVAYHARSQRWWMPSRYYSVRVPEENPVVEFFVLDINPLAAYIPPFLDPYWAVDGPYMNEQRAWLDTALAESTAPWKIACTHQAYISNGPHGDAGNYEGLPVEPINGVHAKRFFEDHVLGKVSFLLSGHDHTLQVLEPTAATKGTRQIVSGAAGKTAGGQPRLTTGGHSALFDTQHELGFMVLDLTADSVNLTVLTVDPASGASTEVFDRRLG; the protein is encoded by the coding sequence ATGCACGATCAGTTCTCGTCCGGAATCGGCCGTCGTGAAGTGCTGGCAGGCGCCGCCGGTGTCGTCGCGGGCCTGTCGCTGGTGGGGCTCACCCCCGCCGCGGCGGTGCCCGCCGAAGTGCCCAAGTTCGCGCCGCAGCCCGGGCGTAATGTGCGGGTGCTGGTCACCGGCGACGCGGGTACCGGCACCCGCACCCAGTGGGCGGTCGCCGACGCGGCCCGCGAATTCCACGCACGCCGGCCGTTCTCGCTCGCAGTGGGTCTGGGCGACAACATCTACGACAGCGGCCCCGACGGCCCCGACGACGAACAGTTCGCCACCAAATTCGAGAATCCCAATGCGGGACTGGACTTTCCGTGGGCCATGGTCCTCGGAAACCACGACACCAGCTCGGTGTTCCCCGGCGACGGCGGGTGGCTGGCCCGCGGCAACTTCGAGGTGGCCTACCACGCCAGATCACAGCGCTGGTGGATGCCGAGCCGCTACTATTCGGTGCGCGTACCCGAGGAAAACCCGGTGGTGGAGTTCTTCGTGCTCGACATCAATCCCCTCGCCGCCTACATCCCGCCCTTCCTCGACCCGTACTGGGCCGTCGACGGGCCCTACATGAACGAACAGCGCGCCTGGCTCGACACCGCCCTGGCCGAGTCCACCGCGCCGTGGAAGATCGCCTGCACCCACCAGGCCTACATCAGCAACGGCCCGCACGGCGACGCGGGCAACTACGAGGGCCTGCCGGTCGAACCGATCAACGGCGTGCACGCCAAACGCTTCTTCGAAGACCACGTACTGGGCAAGGTGTCGTTTCTGCTGTCGGGCCACGACCACACCCTGCAGGTGCTCGAACCGACCGCGGCGACCAAAGGCACCCGCCAGATCGTGTCGGGCGCGGCGGGCAAGACCGCCGGCGGTCAGCCGCGACTGACCACCGGCGGGCACAGTGCGCTGTTCGACACCCAGCACGAACTGGGCTTCATGGTCTTGGACCTCACCGCGGACTCGGTGAACCTGACCGTGCTCACCGTCGACCCGGCCTCGGGGGCGAGCACCGAGGTCTTCGACCGCCGACTCGGCTGA
- a CDS encoding class I SAM-dependent methyltransferase, with amino-acid sequence MGFYTDRILPHLTDKVCGVAQNGPLRERTCAGLHGAVLEVGFGSGNNIGFYPDAVERVSGVEPADTAWKIAAKRVAGSATPIERAGLDGQSLPFPEASFDTALSTFTLCTIPDVAAALAEIRRVLRPGGTLHFVEHGLAPEESVQTWQHRLDPIQQKIAGGCHLNRDIPGLIADAGFEITELDRFYQPGAPKALAALSLGVAGRR; translated from the coding sequence ATGGGCTTCTACACCGACCGGATCCTCCCGCACCTCACCGACAAAGTCTGCGGCGTCGCCCAGAACGGGCCGCTGCGCGAGCGCACGTGCGCCGGGCTACACGGTGCGGTGCTCGAAGTCGGATTCGGATCGGGCAACAACATCGGGTTCTATCCGGACGCGGTCGAGCGGGTCAGCGGGGTCGAGCCCGCCGACACCGCGTGGAAGATCGCCGCGAAACGTGTCGCGGGCAGCGCGACTCCGATCGAACGCGCGGGCCTGGACGGCCAGTCGCTGCCCTTTCCCGAGGCCAGCTTCGACACCGCCCTGTCCACTTTCACCCTGTGCACCATCCCCGACGTGGCGGCGGCACTGGCCGAGATCCGGCGGGTTCTGCGCCCCGGCGGCACCCTGCATTTCGTCGAACACGGACTCGCGCCGGAGGAGTCGGTGCAAACCTGGCAGCATCGGCTCGACCCGATCCAGCAGAAGATCGCCGGCGGCTGTCATCTCAACCGCGACATCCCCGGACTGATCGCCGACGCGGGTTTCGAGATCACCGAACTCGACCGGTTCTACCAGCCGGGCGCCCCGAAAGCCTTGGCGGCGCTGTCGCTCGGTGTCGCGGGGCGTCGCTGA
- a CDS encoding sigma-70 family RNA polymerase sigma factor, which produces MDTATVARFEASRNRLASIAYRLLGSAADAEDTVQDAFLRWQAADRDYVEVPEAWLTKIVTNLALDRLRSAKARHERAVGAWMPEPLLDGDPMLGPADTVEQRESVSLAVLTLMERLSPTERAVYVLHEAFAYRHAEIADILDITVSASQQHLHRARGRITVARTTVDVDHGAARRVVEAFVDAATSGRTDRLIALLTEDATGISDGAGGLAAKLIRYASPHRLATAVRAGFTPSPAKRRLAGGSPSMYAVVVNGCPALLVALGDRVLGVAVLEMRADKIAGMRSVAAPHRLGRLTAEWQRREHATPLVQSW; this is translated from the coding sequence ATGGATACCGCCACCGTGGCGCGTTTCGAGGCCAGCCGCAACCGGCTGGCCTCGATCGCCTACCGTCTGCTCGGGTCGGCCGCCGACGCCGAGGACACGGTCCAGGACGCGTTCCTGCGGTGGCAGGCCGCCGACCGCGACTACGTCGAGGTGCCGGAGGCGTGGCTGACCAAGATCGTCACCAACCTGGCGCTGGACCGGCTCCGCTCGGCGAAGGCGCGCCACGAGCGCGCGGTCGGTGCCTGGATGCCCGAACCGCTGCTCGACGGCGACCCGATGCTCGGGCCTGCCGACACCGTCGAGCAGCGTGAATCGGTGAGTTTGGCGGTGCTGACGCTCATGGAGCGGCTCTCGCCGACCGAACGCGCCGTGTACGTGCTACACGAGGCTTTCGCGTATCGGCATGCCGAGATCGCCGACATCCTCGATATCACCGTGTCGGCGAGTCAGCAGCACCTCCACCGTGCCCGTGGGCGGATCACCGTTGCGCGCACCACCGTCGACGTCGACCACGGTGCGGCGCGCCGGGTCGTCGAGGCGTTCGTCGATGCCGCCACCTCCGGTCGCACCGATCGGCTGATCGCGCTGTTGACCGAGGACGCGACCGGGATCTCCGACGGCGCCGGGGGCCTGGCCGCGAAGCTGATCCGTTACGCGAGCCCGCACCGGCTGGCCACCGCGGTGCGGGCCGGTTTCACACCGAGTCCGGCCAAGCGACGCCTGGCCGGTGGCTCCCCGTCGATGTACGCCGTCGTGGTCAACGGCTGCCCGGCCCTGCTCGTCGCCCTCGGCGATCGGGTTCTCGGCGTGGCGGTGCTGGAGATGCGCGCGGACAAGATCGCCGGCATGCGCAGCGTCGCCGCACCCCACCGGCTGGGGCGGCTCACCGCCGAATGGCAGCGGCGCGAACACGCCACCCCGCTGGTCCAGTCGTGGTGA
- a CDS encoding NAD(P)/FAD-dependent oxidoreductase yields MKHRIVVLGAGYAGAFSAGVLARRLHSDDFEITVVNAEPDFAERLRNHQLAAGRQLRRRPLTEVFAGTGIQLRVAQVTGVDVEHRTVTITDGADIDSLAYDTLLYALGSTADVHSVAGVAEHAFHVASRPAALRLRARLAELGANGQVLVVGGNLTAIEAATEIAEAHPDLRVGLVTRGELGGWLSSTARRHLFEAFDRFAITVHEHTTIARVDAAGAVAADGTAFAADATVWAAGFAVPAIAATSGLAVRPDGRITVDRQMRSVSHPDVYVAGDSAFVIGDNGLPLPMSCASAGFTSMQATATIIGDRTGRKVSTTSLSYVGNHISLGRKDAIFQVVDDDARSKSWALRGRAAARLKAAILGVNPWSLRHPTFGMPSRRYRASTDRPHAVVAT; encoded by the coding sequence ATGAAGCACCGCATCGTCGTCCTCGGGGCCGGATACGCCGGAGCCTTCTCTGCCGGAGTACTGGCCCGCCGGCTCCATTCCGACGACTTCGAGATCACCGTCGTCAACGCCGAACCCGATTTCGCCGAGCGGCTGCGCAATCATCAGCTCGCCGCCGGCCGTCAGCTGCGCCGTCGGCCTTTGACGGAGGTGTTCGCGGGCACCGGCATTCAGCTTCGGGTTGCGCAGGTAACCGGTGTCGATGTCGAGCACCGGACGGTCACGATCACTGACGGCGCGGACATCGACAGCCTCGCATACGACACCCTGCTCTACGCGCTCGGCAGTACCGCCGACGTCCACAGCGTCGCCGGGGTCGCCGAGCACGCCTTCCATGTGGCGTCGCGCCCGGCCGCGCTGCGACTGCGCGCGCGCCTGGCCGAGCTGGGCGCGAACGGGCAGGTCCTGGTGGTCGGCGGCAACCTGACCGCGATCGAGGCCGCCACCGAGATCGCCGAAGCGCATCCGGACCTGCGAGTCGGCTTGGTCACCCGCGGCGAACTCGGCGGCTGGCTGAGCAGCACAGCCCGCCGTCACCTGTTCGAGGCCTTCGACCGGTTCGCCATCACCGTCCACGAGCACACCACCATCGCGCGCGTGGACGCGGCGGGCGCGGTTGCCGCCGACGGCACCGCGTTCGCCGCGGACGCGACGGTGTGGGCCGCTGGGTTCGCTGTGCCTGCGATCGCCGCGACCAGCGGTCTCGCGGTGCGACCCGACGGCCGGATCACCGTCGACCGGCAGATGCGGTCGGTCTCGCACCCGGATGTCTATGTCGCCGGTGACAGCGCCTTCGTCATCGGCGACAACGGTTTACCGTTGCCGATGTCGTGCGCGTCCGCCGGTTTCACCAGCATGCAGGCCACGGCCACGATCATCGGGGACCGGACCGGCCGCAAGGTCTCGACGACGTCGCTGTCGTATGTGGGCAACCACATCAGCCTCGGCCGCAAGGACGCGATCTTCCAGGTGGTCGACGATGACGCGCGATCGAAGTCGTGGGCCCTGCGCGGGCGTGCGGCCGCCCGCCTCAAAGCGGCGATCCTCGGGGTCAACCCCTGGAGCTTGCGCCACCCCACCTTCGGTATGCCCAGCCGGCGGTACCGCGCGAGCACCGATCGACCCCACGCCGTGGTCGCGACCTAG
- a CDS encoding alpha/beta fold hydrolase, whose amino-acid sequence MATVELDAGRIHYRERGEGPAVVLLHGLLMNHTVWDSVLDHLPTGFRYVLPDLPLGAHPEPLRPGTDLSLRGLNQLVADFLAALDLHDVTLVHSDWGGALFLTAYGLDARVGRLIIFPSEAFDNFPPGLPGKTATLASFLPGGVTLALRQMRIGRLRRTPMMFGWMAKTPLPDTLVHAWTEPGLRDPRIRADLLAYTRSGFDKRELVTNTEALRHFRGETLILWSSAGKVMPRSHGTRLAALIPRSRLVEIDDAYVLSMLDQPGAVAAAITEFLATSRATRT is encoded by the coding sequence ATGGCGACCGTCGAACTCGATGCGGGCCGGATCCACTATCGCGAACGCGGCGAAGGTCCCGCGGTGGTCCTGCTGCACGGGCTGTTGATGAACCACACCGTCTGGGACTCGGTCCTCGACCACCTGCCCACCGGCTTCCGCTATGTCCTGCCCGACCTGCCGCTGGGCGCACACCCCGAACCCCTGCGCCCGGGCACGGATCTGAGCTTGCGCGGGCTCAACCAGCTCGTCGCCGATTTCCTCGCCGCCCTGGACCTGCACGATGTCACCCTCGTGCACTCCGACTGGGGCGGTGCGCTGTTCCTCACCGCCTACGGCCTCGACGCCCGCGTCGGGCGCCTGATCATCTTCCCCAGTGAAGCCTTCGACAACTTCCCGCCGGGCCTGCCGGGCAAAACCGCCACCCTGGCCTCGTTCCTGCCGGGCGGGGTCACCCTGGCCCTGCGCCAGATGCGCATCGGCCGATTGCGACGCACCCCGATGATGTTCGGCTGGATGGCCAAGACTCCCCTGCCCGACACCCTGGTCCACGCCTGGACCGAACCCGGCTTGCGCGACCCGCGTATCCGCGCCGACCTGCTCGCCTACACCCGTTCCGGCTTCGACAAACGCGAACTCGTCACCAACACCGAAGCCCTGCGCCACTTCCGCGGCGAAACGCTCATCCTGTGGTCGTCCGCGGGCAAAGTCATGCCTCGCTCCCACGGCACCCGCTTGGCCGCGTTGATCCCGCGTTCTCGCCTGGTCGAGATCGACGACGCCTACGTCTTGTCGATGCTCGACCAACCCGGCGCCGTGGCGGCCGCGATCACCGAATTCCTCGCGACCTCACGCGCCACCCGAACGTGA
- a CDS encoding TetR/AcrR family transcriptional regulator, whose product MSEQMSTSTRERLVSAVAELMRVHGYSAITVKQITAAAQAPMGSLYHHFPQGKVQIAAEALRSTGAAYIQLLPLLMDPHEDLRVAVPAAFDDAARTLAESGWMNMCPVGTVAGEIADSEPVLREVAAEVVRDWIDQGTQYFVERGVGESAARELILAVLSALEGAFVLGRTLRSAEPLRAAGRAMAARVQVVLAESESAVIDR is encoded by the coding sequence GTGAGCGAGCAGATGTCAACGAGTACCCGCGAGCGATTGGTGAGCGCGGTCGCGGAACTGATGCGTGTCCACGGCTACAGCGCGATCACCGTCAAACAGATCACTGCCGCCGCACAGGCGCCGATGGGATCGCTCTACCACCACTTTCCGCAGGGCAAGGTGCAGATCGCGGCCGAGGCGTTGCGCAGCACCGGCGCGGCCTACATTCAGCTGCTGCCCCTGCTGATGGACCCGCACGAGGATCTGCGCGTGGCCGTGCCCGCCGCCTTCGACGACGCCGCGCGCACGCTGGCGGAGTCGGGGTGGATGAACATGTGTCCCGTCGGCACCGTCGCGGGGGAGATCGCCGATAGTGAACCGGTTCTGCGGGAGGTCGCGGCGGAGGTGGTGCGGGACTGGATCGACCAGGGCACACAATATTTCGTCGAACGCGGCGTGGGGGAGTCCGCGGCGCGCGAGCTGATCCTGGCGGTGTTGTCCGCCCTGGAAGGGGCGTTCGTGCTGGGCCGCACACTGCGTTCGGCCGAACCGTTGCGCGCGGCCGGGCGGGCGATGGCGGCGCGGGTGCAGGTGGTGCTCGCTGAGAGCGAGAGCGCTGTCATCGATCGCTGA
- a CDS encoding alpha/beta fold hydrolase, whose protein sequence is MTSPNPAGPTIAPWTGMVAIDDTELAVTDTGGSGIPVIYLNGQFATQGYWRRVIADLGPGYRHITFDERARGKSKKSGDYSFDTCVRDIDAILAARGVTEKPILVGWSYGAYLGAHWTSRNPDGALGAVLVDGAFPYDWLDEAMELRIRKLFKRLSWVLPLARPTGLAPRLTAHQQAESNIELGKLSSVAALGPVLDAITVPVRYVVASGTSFGSRGDEQEKIRAGLDAVLDRNPHIAISAKVASNHGAILRKDFRAIADAVREVETLASTH, encoded by the coding sequence ATGACTTCCCCGAACCCCGCCGGCCCGACCATCGCACCCTGGACCGGCATGGTGGCGATCGACGACACCGAACTGGCCGTCACCGACACCGGCGGCAGCGGCATCCCGGTGATCTACCTCAACGGCCAGTTCGCCACCCAGGGCTACTGGCGGCGGGTGATCGCCGACCTGGGTCCCGGCTACCGCCACATCACCTTCGACGAGCGAGCGCGCGGCAAATCGAAGAAGTCCGGCGACTACTCCTTCGACACCTGCGTGCGCGACATCGACGCGATCCTCGCGGCCAGGGGTGTCACCGAGAAGCCGATCCTGGTCGGCTGGTCCTACGGGGCATATCTGGGCGCACACTGGACCAGCCGCAACCCGGACGGTGCGCTCGGCGCGGTCCTCGTCGACGGCGCGTTCCCCTACGACTGGCTCGACGAGGCGATGGAACTGCGCATCCGCAAGCTGTTCAAGCGTTTGAGCTGGGTGCTGCCACTGGCCCGCCCGACCGGGCTCGCGCCGCGATTGACCGCGCACCAGCAGGCCGAGAGCAATATCGAACTCGGCAAGCTCTCCAGCGTCGCCGCGCTGGGCCCGGTGCTGGATGCCATCACCGTCCCGGTGCGGTACGTCGTCGCGTCGGGAACCTCGTTCGGCAGCCGGGGCGACGAGCAGGAGAAGATCCGCGCCGGCCTCGACGCGGTGCTCGACCGCAATCCCCACATCGCCATCAGCGCCAAGGTCGCCAGCAACCATGGTGCGATCCTGCGCAAGGACTTCCGCGCGATCGCCGATGCGGTCCGCGAGGTCGAAACCCTCGCCTCCACCCACTGA
- a CDS encoding GbsR/MarR family transcriptional regulator, giving the protein MPGGRLTDADRQHIATGLAAGHGYAEIGRELGRPASTIMREVTRNGGPDDYRAERAQAATQQRARRHKQTPPPTPPIPDGGYGRDPRAVAEFTESFTALLIEQGLPRMEARVLACLQTTDSGALTAAELVARLRVSPASISNAVAFLEQQGMLRRELIPGERRERYLVDDDIWLRNLVASVQMQNALSDMTRRGVEVLGSDTPAGARFEQSAEFVAIVGAALRRAMEEWRVRQAERRAERE; this is encoded by the coding sequence ATGCCCGGAGGCAGACTCACCGACGCGGACCGTCAGCACATCGCCACGGGGCTCGCGGCAGGACACGGCTACGCCGAGATCGGGCGCGAGCTCGGGCGACCCGCCTCGACGATCATGCGCGAAGTCACCCGCAACGGCGGCCCCGACGACTACCGCGCCGAACGCGCGCAAGCAGCTACCCAGCAACGCGCACGCCGCCACAAGCAGACCCCGCCCCCCACGCCACCGATCCCCGACGGTGGCTACGGGCGCGACCCCCGGGCCGTCGCTGAGTTCACCGAATCGTTCACCGCCCTGCTCATCGAACAGGGTCTGCCCCGGATGGAAGCCAGAGTGCTCGCCTGTCTGCAGACCACCGACTCCGGCGCGCTCACCGCCGCCGAGTTGGTCGCCCGGCTACGCGTGAGCCCCGCCTCGATCTCCAACGCGGTCGCCTTCCTCGAACAGCAGGGCATGCTGCGACGAGAACTGATCCCGGGTGAACGGCGCGAACGCTACCTCGTCGACGACGACATCTGGCTGCGCAACCTCGTCGCCTCGGTACAGATGCAGAACGCGTTGTCCGACATGACCCGTCGCGGCGTCGAGGTCCTCGGCTCCGACACCCCCGCCGGGGCTCGCTTCGAACAATCCGCCGAGTTCGTCGCCATCGTCGGCGCGGCACTGCGCCGAGCCATGGAGGAGTGGCGAGTGCGCCAGGCCGAACGCCGCGCCGAACGCGAGTAG
- a CDS encoding endonuclease/exonuclease/phosphatase family protein, whose amino-acid sequence MNAQGVRVGVRVLAGAATLIGAAGVAVHFLRWPWEPLVLAASGAPYLMGGAVLGAAGFAATRQWVATGVAVVIAGAGIATQVPLYVAQNGDAGRPITAMQANLLFDGADPGALVDQVRARDIAILTVNELTRAAVASLSQAGLDELLPHRYLAPGQTASGTGIWSRFPLSDTVEYDGYVLNQISATATVPELGPVSIYAVHPVPPVYDTGVWADELARLHEILRRSPTDRPVIVGGDFNATYDHARFRALASGRFADAAVQAGAGHLVTYPTDKAIPPVVGIDHFLLANARATSVETVALPGADHRALVARIELTTEG is encoded by the coding sequence ATGAACGCGCAGGGTGTCCGAGTCGGTGTCCGGGTGCTGGCCGGTGCCGCGACGCTGATCGGTGCGGCGGGAGTCGCCGTGCATTTCCTCCGCTGGCCGTGGGAGCCGCTGGTGCTCGCGGCGTCGGGAGCGCCCTACCTGATGGGTGGCGCGGTGCTCGGTGCCGCCGGGTTCGCGGCGACCAGGCAGTGGGTCGCGACCGGTGTGGCGGTGGTGATCGCGGGCGCGGGCATCGCGACCCAGGTGCCGTTGTATGTCGCGCAGAACGGCGATGCCGGACGGCCGATCACGGCGATGCAGGCCAATCTGCTCTTCGACGGAGCTGACCCGGGTGCGCTCGTCGACCAGGTGCGGGCTCGCGACATCGCCATTCTGACCGTCAACGAACTCACCCGCGCGGCCGTGGCGAGCCTGTCGCAGGCCGGCCTCGACGAACTGCTGCCCCACCGGTATCTCGCCCCGGGCCAGACGGCCAGCGGTACGGGTATCTGGAGTCGATTCCCGTTGTCGGACACCGTCGAATACGACGGCTATGTCCTCAATCAGATCTCGGCCACCGCTACCGTCCCCGAACTCGGCCCGGTCTCGATCTACGCCGTGCACCCCGTGCCGCCCGTCTACGACACCGGCGTCTGGGCCGATGAGCTGGCCCGCTTGCACGAGATCCTGCGCCGGTCTCCCACTGATCGTCCCGTGATCGTCGGCGGCGACTTCAACGCCACCTACGACCATGCCCGCTTCCGTGCCCTGGCATCGGGGCGGTTCGCCGACGCCGCGGTCCAAGCCGGGGCAGGTCATCTGGTCACGTACCCGACCGACAAGGCGATCCCGCCGGTGGTGGGCATCGATCATTTCCTGCTTGCGAATGCCCGTGCCACCAGTGTCGAAACGGTCGCCCTGCCCGGCGCTGATCATCGAGCCCTGGTCGCCCGGATAGAACTCACCACCGAGGGTTAG
- a CDS encoding M20/M25/M40 family metallo-hydrolase: MSASGENSGSNGRSRAEDEVVELVSKLIQFDTSNTGELSTTKGERECAEWVAQQLHEVGYETEYVESGAPGRGNVFARLKGADSGRGALMIHGHLDVVPAEAADWSVHPFSGAVRDGYVWGRGAIDMKDMVGMTLALARQFKAEGTVPPRDLVFAFLADEENGGKWGSQWLVEHRPDLFDGVTEAVGEVGGFSLTVPRPDGTERRLYLVETAEKGLGWMRLRAKARAGHGSFLHEDNAVTILAEAVARLGRHTFPVVLSDSVAEFLAAVSEESGLAFDPHGPDIEGQLAKLGTISRIIGATLRDTANPTMLQAGYKANVIPQTAEAVVDCRVVPGRQAAFEREVDELIGPDVEREWITKLDSYETTFDGHLVDAMNDAVLAHDADGRTVPYMLSGGTDAKAFARLGIRCFGFAPLQLPPELDFTALFHGVDERVPVRSLEFGTRVLEHFLLHS, translated from the coding sequence GTGTCGGCATCTGGCGAGAATTCTGGTTCGAACGGGCGGTCCCGCGCGGAGGACGAGGTGGTGGAGCTGGTCAGCAAGCTGATCCAGTTCGACACCTCCAACACCGGCGAGCTGTCCACCACCAAAGGCGAACGCGAATGCGCCGAGTGGGTGGCACAGCAGTTGCACGAAGTGGGCTACGAGACCGAATACGTCGAGTCCGGTGCGCCCGGGCGCGGGAACGTGTTCGCGCGGTTGAAGGGCGCCGATTCCGGTCGCGGGGCCCTGATGATCCATGGGCACCTCGATGTGGTGCCCGCCGAGGCCGCCGACTGGAGCGTGCACCCGTTCTCCGGCGCGGTGCGCGACGGTTACGTGTGGGGGCGCGGCGCGATCGACATGAAGGACATGGTCGGGATGACGCTCGCGTTGGCCCGCCAGTTCAAAGCCGAGGGCACGGTGCCGCCGCGGGATCTGGTGTTCGCGTTCCTGGCCGACGAGGAGAACGGCGGCAAATGGGGCTCGCAGTGGTTGGTGGAGCACCGCCCCGACCTGTTCGACGGTGTCACCGAGGCCGTCGGTGAGGTCGGTGGGTTCTCGCTGACCGTGCCCCGCCCCGACGGCACCGAACGCAGGCTCTACCTGGTGGAGACCGCGGAGAAGGGCCTGGGCTGGATGCGGTTGCGCGCCAAGGCCCGTGCCGGGCACGGGTCGTTCCTGCACGAGGACAACGCCGTCACCATCCTCGCCGAAGCCGTCGCGCGCCTGGGTCGGCACACCTTCCCGGTGGTGCTGTCGGACTCGGTGGCCGAGTTCCTCGCCGCGGTCAGCGAGGAGAGCGGGCTGGCGTTCGACCCGCACGGACCCGATATCGAAGGACAGCTGGCCAAGCTGGGCACCATCTCGCGCATCATCGGCGCCACCCTGCGCGATACCGCGAATCCGACGATGCTGCAGGCCGGGTACAAAGCCAACGTCATCCCGCAGACCGCGGAGGCCGTGGTCGACTGCCGGGTGGTGCCGGGACGGCAGGCGGCGTTCGAACGCGAGGTCGACGAGCTGATCGGACCCGACGTGGAGCGCGAGTGGATCACCAAGCTCGACTCCTACGAGACCACCTTCGACGGTCACCTCGTCGATGCCATGAACGACGCGGTCCTGGCCCACGACGCCGACGGCCGCACCGTGCCCTACATGCTCTCCGGTGGTACCGACGCGAAAGCGTTCGCCCGCTTGGGGATTCGCTGCTTCGGTTTCGCACCCCTGCAGCTGCCGCCGGAGCTGGACTTCACC